A stretch of Bacillus solimangrovi DNA encodes these proteins:
- a CDS encoding VOC family protein translates to MIQNLYETHLQVKDLDKSIEFFEKLGLKLAHRINERKCAFFFIGNKEQMIGIWEVPEQQEIERRHFAFSVSLDDLSESIKWLKKNEIRLSEDFFGREPIEPIVFAWMPSASVYFYDPDGNDLEFISMLDGDPADIDEMLYLSEWNEFRNKVLK, encoded by the coding sequence ATGATACAAAATCTTTACGAAACACATTTACAAGTGAAAGATTTAGATAAAAGTATTGAGTTTTTTGAAAAATTAGGATTGAAGCTGGCACATCGAATAAACGAAAGAAAATGTGCATTCTTTTTTATCGGAAATAAAGAGCAAATGATCGGTATATGGGAAGTTCCAGAACAACAAGAAATTGAAAGACGTCATTTTGCTTTTAGTGTAAGCCTAGATGATTTATCAGAATCGATAAAATGGTTGAAGAAAAATGAAATAAGACTATCTGAAGATTTTTTCGGAAGGGAGCCAATTGAACCGATTGTTTTTGCTTGGATGCCTTCTGCCTCGGTATATTTCTATGATCCTGATGGGAACGATTTAGAATTCATATCTATGTTAGATGGAGACCCAGCTGATATAGATGAAATGTTATATTTAAGTGAATGGAACGAATTTAGAAATAAGGTTCTTAAATAG
- a CDS encoding GNAT family N-acetyltransferase, with product MFETKRICLQKMTMKDIEKYHSWKNDIDVMTNTSPYLDTYTFEETEEFVTNVILNNSNSKSYIIIDTETNKSIGVTSLVNIDWKNRNAECIIDIGEKDYWGKGLGKEALSLILQYAFSELNLNRISLKVYSFNKRAINLYTSLGFTIEGEIRKDIFRNGKWHNTILMGILSEEYFTVMEY from the coding sequence ATGTTTGAAACTAAAAGAATATGCCTTCAAAAAATGACAATGAAGGATATAGAGAAGTACCATAGTTGGAAAAACGACATTGATGTAATGACAAATACATCACCTTATCTTGATACATACACTTTTGAAGAAACCGAAGAATTCGTAACCAATGTAATTTTAAATAACTCTAATTCAAAAAGTTATATAATAATAGACACTGAAACTAATAAATCTATCGGGGTCACTTCATTAGTAAATATAGATTGGAAAAATAGAAATGCTGAATGCATAATTGATATAGGTGAGAAAGATTATTGGGGGAAAGGACTCGGTAAAGAAGCCTTATCATTGATATTGCAATATGCTTTTTCAGAACTTAACTTAAATAGAATAAGTCTAAAAGTATACTCTTTTAATAAAAGGGCTATCAACTTATATACTAGTCTTGGTTTTACAATAGAAGGAGAAATAAGGAAAGATATCTTTAGAAATGGGAAATGGCATAACACTATTTTAATGGGTATTTTATCAGAGGAATACTTTACGGTAATGGAATATTAG
- a CDS encoding MFS transporter → MMKKIFSPYYTFLYSLLISRIGDALYTFAIPWISFELTQSALIMGSLYAVSVLPIVLFGPIVGVLVDRWDRKNLMLFSDILRAILISLIPIFHYVDILQVWHLYVISFCLTVLSLLFDVTVVTSIPNIINDSKNGKLTKANASFQLVNQLADIMGPILAGILIAMIGGFNILWLDVLSFVLTFFAILKLPKLGENIEKNNIRNILKDMKEGFNWLVKDRLNLSFSLQAMVGNFGYSAMYAVLMYYLLSSLHLDAKQISLNYALLGVGGLLGSFIVVPLEHVLRRGLIIPILLLMGTLGFTFAILSDFWLAPGIAIGIVMTCNVAWNTLVMTIRQESVPKLMLGRVLSFSRVFTRLAMPLGAMVGVFVADHYYAGGVFIVAAIAKGIEVIISLISPIRKL, encoded by the coding sequence ATGATGAAGAAAATCTTCAGTCCATACTATACTTTTCTTTATTCATTATTAATATCAAGGATTGGGGATGCATTATATACATTTGCTATTCCTTGGATTTCGTTCGAGTTAACACAGTCAGCTCTAATTATGGGATCACTTTATGCCGTTAGTGTTCTTCCAATCGTATTGTTTGGTCCTATTGTTGGTGTATTAGTTGATAGATGGGATCGTAAGAATTTAATGTTATTTTCAGACATATTACGAGCTATTTTGATCTCTCTTATTCCTATCTTTCACTATGTTGATATTTTACAAGTATGGCATCTTTATGTCATTTCATTTTGTTTGACCGTTTTAAGTTTATTATTTGACGTAACTGTTGTTACTTCCATCCCTAACATAATAAATGATTCAAAAAATGGAAAACTAACAAAGGCAAACGCATCATTCCAATTAGTCAATCAATTAGCTGACATAATGGGTCCAATTCTTGCTGGTATCTTAATTGCGATGATAGGTGGATTTAATATTCTTTGGCTCGATGTACTTTCATTCGTACTTACCTTTTTTGCAATTTTGAAACTACCAAAATTGGGGGAAAACATCGAAAAAAATAATATAAGAAACATACTAAAAGATATGAAAGAAGGTTTTAATTGGTTAGTGAAAGATCGACTAAATTTAAGCTTTTCATTACAAGCAATGGTGGGTAATTTTGGGTACAGCGCAATGTATGCTGTTCTTATGTATTATTTACTTTCATCGCTACACTTAGATGCGAAACAAATAAGTTTAAATTATGCACTGCTTGGAGTTGGTGGTCTTTTAGGAAGTTTTATAGTCGTACCTCTAGAACATGTTTTACGACGAGGTCTAATTATTCCAATCCTATTATTGATGGGTACTTTAGGATTTACCTTTGCAATTTTGAGTGATTTTTGGCTTGCACCTGGTATTGCTATAGGTATAGTAATGACTTGTAATGTAGCTTGGAACACGTTAGTTATGACAATCCGTCAAGAGAGTGTACCAAAGTTAATGTTAGGTAGGGTACTAAGTTTTTCAAGAGTATTCACTCGTTTAGCCATGCCTTTAGGTGCTATGGTCGGTGTTTTTGTGGCAGATCATTATTATGCTGGAGGAGTATTCATCGTTGCTGCAATTGCAAAAGGAATTGAAGTAATCATTTCATTAATTTCTCCAATTCGCAAATTATAG
- a CDS encoding NAD(P)/FAD-dependent oxidoreductase, whose protein sequence is MFYDCVIIGGGPAGLNAALVLGRARRKVALFDANQPRNAVTHASHGYLTQDGVTPAEFRRIAYEEVLNYPTVEHYNDVVTEVKKIEKSFLITTDQGQFQSRKVLVATGLKEVLPDINGIKEHYGKSIYSCPYCDGWELRDRPLIVVSDQPRVYHLAKLLYNWSHDLIVCTNGKSILNEEEKQKIIAKNIIVTEQVVERFHGNDGHLAEVQFTDGTWLKRTGSFITPKWFPQLDFLNNIDYEKNDNDAIQTDVMGKSSIPGLFAAGEATTGTSTQLIIAAASGSIVAASINLELTEGQFTF, encoded by the coding sequence ATGTTTTACGATTGTGTCATTATAGGTGGAGGTCCAGCTGGGTTAAATGCTGCGTTAGTTTTAGGGCGAGCTAGAAGAAAAGTTGCACTTTTTGATGCGAATCAACCACGAAACGCTGTTACTCATGCTTCTCACGGTTATCTTACCCAAGATGGTGTAACACCAGCGGAATTTCGACGCATTGCTTACGAAGAAGTATTAAATTATCCAACTGTAGAACATTACAATGATGTAGTTACGGAAGTAAAAAAAATAGAAAAAAGCTTTTTAATTACAACAGATCAAGGTCAATTTCAATCTCGAAAAGTACTTGTTGCTACAGGTTTAAAAGAAGTATTACCAGATATTAATGGGATTAAGGAACATTATGGGAAAAGTATTTATTCTTGTCCTTATTGCGATGGTTGGGAACTTAGAGATCGTCCACTAATTGTAGTATCTGATCAACCTAGAGTATATCACTTAGCTAAACTTCTCTACAATTGGAGTCATGATCTGATCGTTTGTACAAATGGGAAAAGCATTTTAAATGAAGAAGAAAAACAAAAAATAATTGCTAAGAATATTATCGTAACTGAACAAGTGGTTGAAAGGTTTCATGGAAATGATGGACATTTAGCAGAAGTACAATTTACTGATGGAACCTGGCTCAAGCGTACAGGGAGTTTCATTACGCCAAAGTGGTTTCCACAGTTAGACTTTCTAAATAATATTGATTACGAAAAAAATGACAATGATGCAATTCAGACTGATGTTATGGGAAAAAGTTCTATACCTGGTTTATTCGCAGCTGGTGAAGCAACAACTGGTACATCCACTCAACTAATAATAGCTGCTGCTTCAGGTAGTATAGTTGCTGCTAGTATTAATCTAGAACTGACTGAGGGACAATTTACATTTTAA
- a CDS encoding class I SAM-dependent methyltransferase: MKITNYATIADKYDNNQYRVDEIRHDNDLKRYFDQNNKTEYRVLDLSCGTGLYLQQQVNHYKEMNVHWSGLDLSKQMLKKAEEKLDHVTLTKADAHNMPYSDESFDYISNNYAFHHYKDKGKVLNEIHRVLNSGGIYKLHNIAIHDMPKWWIYHYFPTAYYEDLKRFWTKDVIFNELSQREFEVNMKIEYKMQEIKVADYLHYVKNRDISILTLISDTDYEEGLEKMKYDLKNNPNKTIVNDFAEIFCVAKK; this comes from the coding sequence ATGAAAATAACTAATTACGCAACAATAGCTGATAAATATGACAATAATCAATATAGAGTCGATGAAATAAGACATGACAATGACTTAAAAAGGTATTTTGACCAAAACAATAAAACAGAATATCGTGTACTAGATTTATCTTGTGGTACAGGTCTTTATCTTCAACAACAGGTAAATCACTATAAGGAAATGAATGTACATTGGAGTGGGCTGGATCTCTCAAAACAAATGTTGAAAAAGGCTGAAGAAAAACTTGATCATGTTACGTTAACAAAAGCTGATGCACATAATATGCCATATTCAGATGAATCATTTGATTATATTTCAAACAACTATGCATTTCATCATTATAAAGATAAGGGAAAAGTGTTAAATGAAATACATAGAGTGTTAAATTCAGGTGGTATTTATAAACTACATAATATCGCAATTCATGATATGCCAAAATGGTGGATCTATCATTATTTCCCAACCGCATATTATGAAGATTTGAAAAGGTTTTGGACGAAAGATGTTATATTTAATGAACTTTCTCAAAGAGAATTCGAAGTGAATATGAAGATAGAATATAAAATGCAGGAAATAAAGGTTGCAGACTATTTGCATTATGTTAAGAACAGAGATATTTCAATTTTAACATTAATAAGTGATACTGATTACGAAGAAGGATTAGAAAAAATGAAATACGATCTAAAAAATAACCCAAATAAAACAATTGTAAATGACTTTGCAGAAATATTTTGTGTTGCAAAGAAATGA
- a CDS encoding Rrf2 family transcriptional regulator: protein MKFSRGTNYALHTMLHLALSSSSNKPIGVQQLAEQQNVSPTYLSKILTKLVKGGMVTSVSGVNGGYSLTHNWESISFLEIIQAIEGKASLFDCHFGHGSGCPIQQVMVAAEEQMEEKLRNTTIADLIKNETVD, encoded by the coding sequence ATGAAATTTTCAAGAGGAACAAATTATGCTCTTCATACGATGTTACACTTAGCGTTGTCGTCATCTTCCAATAAACCAATTGGTGTACAACAGCTTGCTGAACAACAAAATGTCTCTCCGACATACCTTTCTAAAATTTTAACAAAATTAGTAAAAGGAGGTATGGTTACTTCAGTATCAGGCGTTAATGGTGGGTATTCGTTAACACATAATTGGGAATCGATTTCTTTTCTAGAAATTATTCAAGCAATAGAAGGTAAAGCATCCTTGTTTGACTGCCACTTTGGACATGGTTCAGGTTGTCCTATTCAGCAAGTCATGGTTGCAGCAGAAGAACAAATGGAAGAAAAGTTGAGAAACACAACAATAGCAGACTTAATAAAAAATGAGACAGTGGATTGA
- a CDS encoding PadR family transcriptional regulator, giving the protein MQAKDVILGLLKKKKMSGYDIKKRFEEEFSYFFDSSYGSVYPTLKKLEENDLIKKETIIQEGKPNKHIFSITEKGEKLFEMYLHSEVKRDNIRSDTCMRLYFGEFMDVRKQISLIDNAILQNKKTINKLKQMYVQHNEQMSNTQKISLQIGIEHQRSQAKVLLEGKQKLVNELD; this is encoded by the coding sequence ATGCAAGCTAAAGATGTGATTCTAGGTTTATTAAAAAAGAAAAAAATGTCTGGATACGATATAAAAAAAAGATTTGAAGAAGAGTTTTCTTATTTTTTTGATTCAAGTTATGGCAGTGTGTATCCTACATTAAAAAAACTAGAGGAAAATGATCTTATAAAAAAAGAAACAATAATTCAAGAAGGAAAGCCAAATAAGCATATTTTTTCTATTACAGAGAAGGGTGAAAAGTTATTTGAAATGTATTTGCATAGTGAGGTAAAAAGAGACAATATTCGTTCAGATACCTGTATGAGATTATATTTTGGAGAGTTTATGGATGTGAGAAAGCAAATCAGTCTAATCGATAATGCTATTTTACAAAATAAAAAAACGATAAATAAACTAAAACAAATGTATGTACAGCATAATGAACAAATGTCAAACACACAAAAAATCAGTCTACAAATAGGTATCGAACATCAAAGGAGCCAAGCGAAAGTTTTACTAGAAGGAAAACAAAAGTTAGTGAACGAATTAGACTAG
- a CDS encoding NADPH-dependent FMN reductase encodes MKLVVINGSPRKSGRTGIVARFIAKEYSSQLIDLSDGSLPLYNGESEQEILESVLRLRSVIKEADGVVLTSPEYHNAMSGALKNALDFLGGEYFRHKPVALLAVAGGGKGGMNALNNMRTTARGVYANVIPKQLILDPVYFDIDNDVITDEAVQLVDGLMTELQLYVKAFEQIK; translated from the coding sequence ATGAAACTTGTAGTTATAAATGGAAGTCCAAGAAAATCAGGTAGAACAGGAATTGTAGCTCGGTTTATTGCAAAGGAATATAGTTCGCAACTAATCGATTTGAGTGACGGTTCATTGCCTTTATATAATGGTGAGAGCGAACAAGAAATACTAGAATCAGTACTACGTCTCAGAAGTGTTATCAAAGAGGCAGATGGAGTTGTGTTAACTTCACCTGAATATCATAATGCGATGAGTGGAGCATTAAAAAATGCATTAGATTTCTTAGGTGGTGAATACTTCCGTCATAAGCCTGTTGCTTTATTAGCAGTTGCAGGGGGTGGAAAAGGTGGTATGAATGCATTAAATAATATGAGAACAACGGCTCGAGGAGTCTATGCAAATGTGATACCAAAACAACTTATTTTAGATCCAGTTTATTTTGATATTGATAATGATGTAATAACTGATGAAGCTGTCCAGTTAGTAGATGGATTAATGACGGAGCTTCAATTATACGTAAAAGCATTTGAACAAATTAAATAA